The segment TTAAGGCCTTTAAGAAAGACTAAGTAGCGATGCCCTAGAGTTATCACCACATCAAGACAAGCCGATCGTCAAGATGAGCAGTACGATATTCTACAGATTCAGATCTCAAAAGGACACTGGGAGGATCATGTTTGATGGTACCGGTTTGACGGTGTTTGACctgaaaagagagatcATACAGGAGAATAAACTGGGCGATGGAACAGACTTCCAGATCAGGATATACAATCCAGATACCAACGAGGAGTACGAGGACGATTCGCATGTGATACCAAGGTCCAGCAGTGTTCTAGTGAGAAGATCGCCAGCTATCAAGCAGTTTTCAGCGCACGGCATGCATCGAAATACTGGAGCGGTTGGAAATGCTACACGTTATGTCACTGGTAAGCCTCGGGTattccagaagaagcagcctGCCAGCGGAGCGGTCTCGAGTGAGCCTGCTGCCGTGAGTGGTGTCACCGAGGAAGAACGTATAGCGAATATGTTCGCTAATCAAGAAAACCAGTGGGAACAGACTCAACGGGAGATGTCGTCTGCGACTCCGGTGTTCCACAGAACACAGAATAATTCGCAATTTGGCGAGAATGAGGGTCCTCCGCCTCCCGGTTACATGTGCTACAGATGCGGTGCAAGGGACCATTGGATTAAGAACTGCCCGACGAATAATGATCCGAATTTTGAAGGCAAGAGAATCAGAAGGACCACCGGTATACCGAaaaaattcttgaagagtGTCGAGATTGATTCCGACAACATAACGGCGGAAGAGATGGCTCAGAGGAAAATTATGGTTACTGATGAAGGTAAATTTGTTGTTCAAGTTGCAGACGAACAATCTTGGGAAGATTATCAGAGAAAGCAGCAAAATAGGCTGATAAATAAGGCAGATGCCAAGTGGCAGAAGGGCTATTTCAAGGATTTACCCAAGGAACTGACGTGTCCCATAACGGGTGGCTTGCTGAAAGACCCCGTAAGGACAACTAAATGCTGTAACAAGGTGTTTTCGAAAGTCGCATTAGAGGACGCTCTCTTGGAATCCGATTTCGTTTGTCCCGAATGTCATACTCCCGATATACTCCTGGATCAATTAgtggaagatgaagaaaaggataAGCAGGTGAAAgagttcttgaaagaagccAAACTGGACACTGAAATTGATAACAAGAGACAAATGGAAGCTAATGGTATCATTGATAGTTCTAAGAAAGCAAAAATTGATGCTAATTCACCAATCAAGCCGGGAAATGTCCCATTACCGCCAATGCCATTCGGCATGCCACCTTTTGCCATGTTTCCACCGCCCATACCGTTCATGAACATTCCCAAGAATCAAGACAAGGAATAATGTAAAGCTTAACAACTTTGAGTAGAGGAAGATGTCGAAGTTCAAGAGCGATTCTGTATCAACTGTGTAGCCAATATCTCGATGCTTCTTGCAATATAACATACAAATAACTGTTCTGTGATGAAAGTTCCCAGGGATCTTTCAAGTGCACGGCGATAACATTGTCCTCTCCACAGCTCGAGAACTCAAAGGCTTTTGGCATCATGTTTGAATCAGCACTGTCAGTTTCAGTTTCTAGAGCCAGAGTAATCCTGCATTGACCGAGTTTGGCAGAGGTTCTCTTGCTTTTGCATGAGCATTCGCCCAAATTGACCAAAAAACAGATCTATTAGAACTTGGAAAAAGATGGAATATCCACGTATCGTGTTGATAAAGCAATTCTCGCTGTCTACCAGACTCAAAACCCACGCTCACCGACAGTTCAAGAGATCGCCCGATGAACATAATTCCATCCCTGATGGCAGCAAAGGCAGTGGGGATTTTGATCTTTACGGTTCCGTGATCATTGTAGACACACCCGTCTGAATCAATTAATCCCGCCATAAATATTTCGCGAACCATTCTGGACTCCAGTCTCATGAAAAGTGAAGTGCTTTTAGTATCGTTCCTTTGACCATTCTCATAGAACTTGAGGTCTCTGAGGCAAGTAGTTAGTCGACTATTTTTATTCCAGTTGCCATCAAGAGTATGCGGAACACCCTCAGTCTTGAAGCCACTATCGTCACCttgtctcttcttgattgtCAGTTTCATATCCAGCAGTTCCGCACAACGACCAAGCTTTCCATTGACATCATGGTCTTCGGAGTGCAACGAGAAGGTAGCTCCTCGCTTGTGACCGTCCCCGATCCAGAATCCAAGCAACCATGATATAGCCCTCACCTTCTCCATTTCCACCTCACATCCAAAAAAACTGTCTAGCCAGGGTCCCAGgacttgaacttgaagtGAGATAGGACTCAGAATGAGCTTAGTGGAGTTTCTCAGCTCTCTACCCAAATGTGCAGTAGGCAACTCCACACAATGTGACTATCGGTAGATGTGATTGTTCCCCTCTTGCTGTAATCCTTCAACGTCTTGATGTTAGTTCCATCGGGAAACGCGCGAGAGCTGGTCTGCACCAAGGACAGTATTCCCACATCCTTTACCAGTTTCTCTCGCAATTCTGAAATCTCTATGATCCTTTTGTTGCTTTTCGATATCGTTTTGACCCGTTGCTTGGTTTTGAGCAGGACTTCCTGATCCTCCGACAAGATGGTTTCCATTAATCCAAACGGTTTCTGCGCAGGAGCCGTGGAATGCATGGACGTTTGAACCAGTTTCACGCATTTTGTGGTATACCTTTTGACATCTTTCACTTCTGAAGGCTTTCCGTCAGCAGACAGTAGCAGATCTCCTTCCACCAATTCACAGACATTAGTTAGAGTTCCATCGGCCAGGGAGACACGGCAATTCTCACCCAGCCCTCCAAATGGTGCATAATCGGGGCCTGCAGGCCGTTCGCCGTTCATGGCATAACCAATTGCGCGAATACGTGCTGGCAGgctcttgctctttcttgatcaagttcaTCAGGCTTTATGTACCAATCTCTCAATGGGTATCCCTTTGTTTCCATATTCCTGATCAAGCAATGCCATAAGATCGTGAGGGGGAGATTGTCAGGCCATTTTGCCCTGTCACTATTTCTGTTATTCT is part of the Torulaspora globosa chromosome 7, complete sequence genome and harbors:
- the MPE1 gene encoding cleavage polyadenylation factor subunit MPE1 (ancestral locus Anc_2.579); this encodes MSSTIFYRFRSQKDTGRIMFDGTGLTVFDLKREIIQENKLGDGTDFQIRIYNPDTNEEYEDDSHVIPRSSSVLVRRSPAIKQFSAHGMHRNTGAVGNATRYVTGKPRVFQKKQPASGAVSSEPAAVSGVTEEERIANMFANQENQWEQTQREMSSATPVFHRTQNNSQFGENEGPPPPGYMCYRCGARDHWIKNCPTNNDPNFEGKRIRRTTGIPKKFLKSVEIDSDNITAEEMAQRKIMVTDEGKFVVQVADEQSWEDYQRKQQNRLINKADAKWQKGYFKDLPKELTCPITGGLLKDPVRTTKCCNKVFSKVALEDALLESDFVCPECHTPDILLDQLVEDEEKDKQVKEFLKEAKLDTEIDNKRQMEANGIIDSSKKAKIDANSPIKPGNVPLPPMPFGMPPFAMFPPPIPFMNIPKNQDKE